Proteins co-encoded in one Gracilimonas sp. genomic window:
- a CDS encoding GNAT family N-acetyltransferase, whose amino-acid sequence MDISIRSSRLEDLDLLLKLEQKAFPYFQQSPKRTLDLSLKSTFQQVWIAESFDAEGPKPVGSLILYVYKKTIRIFSIVVDPDYQGKGIGNCLLDHVRKLAAEKGVVRISLEAYAEDRKLINWYKKAGFESTELLSDYYEDGKDALRMVWELPHPEVKTRISNVIVVDNPKNWKLELANVEVVSSKEYTSNNERFADRPLRVFNLCNSYKYQSFGYYVSLLASARAHRAIPNATTIRDFRDVEVIRSIADDIDETIQKSLDKLDGSKFNLNVYFGQTVDKNYKLLGQSLYQMFESPLFQVHFIKTNRWDIKRIVPLSMNKVPDDEQHYIPDFARQYFETKRFQRTKLQNYKYYLAILVNPGEENPPSNKKALKKIEEAADELDIYTEFITKNDYNRLSEFDALFIRETTNVNDYTYQFARKAYAEGLAVIDDPWSILRCSNKIYLHERLKVNNIPTPETIVFYKGMLKDKDLAGLKYPMILKQPDSAFSLGVTKVNDAQEMEESLRRLFKSSDLVIGQEFLPSDFDWRVGVLDNQPLFVCKYFMAKGHWQIYNWKGAKKDQSGESSTLSMQEVPKKVLKAATKAASLMGDGLYGVDLKMLGDKVYVIEVNDNPNIDAGIEDKILGAELYKKIVKSLVTRIEMSRNIERFVSIEPD is encoded by the coding sequence ATGGATATATCAATCAGAAGTTCCAGGTTAGAAGACCTTGACCTTTTGCTGAAGCTTGAACAAAAAGCTTTCCCTTATTTTCAACAAAGCCCAAAACGAACGCTCGACTTAAGCCTTAAAAGCACTTTTCAACAAGTTTGGATTGCCGAATCTTTTGATGCCGAAGGCCCCAAACCGGTAGGAAGCCTGATTCTGTATGTGTATAAAAAGACCATTCGAATATTCTCCATTGTTGTAGATCCGGATTATCAGGGTAAGGGTATAGGGAATTGTTTACTTGATCACGTTCGGAAGTTAGCTGCTGAAAAAGGGGTGGTGAGAATTTCTCTTGAGGCATATGCGGAGGACCGTAAACTCATCAATTGGTATAAAAAAGCAGGTTTTGAATCCACGGAATTGCTTAGCGATTATTATGAAGACGGTAAAGATGCACTGAGGATGGTTTGGGAACTTCCTCACCCGGAGGTTAAAACACGCATTTCGAATGTAATTGTGGTGGACAATCCCAAGAATTGGAAGCTGGAACTCGCCAATGTAGAAGTGGTTTCATCCAAAGAGTACACCTCCAATAATGAACGGTTTGCGGACCGGCCGTTGAGGGTTTTTAACCTGTGCAATTCTTACAAGTATCAGAGTTTTGGCTACTATGTTTCGCTGTTGGCATCGGCTCGGGCACACCGGGCGATTCCTAATGCTACAACCATACGCGACTTTCGGGATGTGGAGGTGATCCGCTCTATAGCCGATGATATTGATGAGACTATTCAGAAATCGCTGGATAAACTTGATGGGAGCAAATTTAATCTGAATGTGTACTTCGGTCAAACGGTAGATAAAAACTATAAACTACTGGGGCAGAGTCTATACCAAATGTTCGAGTCCCCCTTGTTTCAGGTTCATTTCATAAAAACGAACCGTTGGGATATTAAGCGAATTGTACCACTTAGCATGAACAAAGTACCGGATGATGAGCAGCATTACATACCGGATTTTGCCAGGCAATATTTCGAAACCAAACGGTTTCAGCGCACCAAGCTGCAAAACTATAAGTATTACCTGGCTATACTTGTGAACCCCGGGGAAGAAAATCCACCCTCCAATAAAAAAGCTCTGAAGAAGATAGAAGAGGCTGCTGATGAACTCGACATTTATACCGAATTTATTACAAAAAATGATTACAACCGGCTTTCCGAGTTTGATGCTCTGTTTATCAGGGAAACCACAAACGTAAATGATTACACCTACCAGTTTGCCAGAAAGGCGTATGCAGAAGGGCTGGCTGTAATTGACGACCCGTGGTCAATCCTTCGGTGCTCCAACAAAATTTATCTTCACGAACGATTGAAGGTGAACAACATCCCTACACCCGAAACCATCGTTTTCTATAAGGGCATGTTGAAAGACAAAGATTTAGCCGGCCTTAAATACCCAATGATCCTCAAGCAACCGGACAGTGCCTTTTCCTTAGGCGTTACTAAAGTAAATGATGCACAGGAGATGGAAGAGTCGTTGCGGCGGTTATTCAAGTCATCTGATCTGGTGATTGGCCAGGAATTTCTGCCTTCTGACTTTGACTGGAGAGTAGGAGTGCTGGATAATCAACCCTTGTTCGTATGCAAGTATTTTATGGCAAAGGGGCACTGGCAGATTTATAACTGGAAAGGGGCAAAGAAAGATCAATCCGGCGAATCTTCAACGCTCTCTATGCAAGAAGTGCCAAAAAAAGTTCTCAAAGCAGCAACAAAAGCTGCCTCATTAATGGGAGACGGACTTTATGGCGTTGATCTGAAAATGCTGGGCGACAAAGTGTATGTGATCGAAGTGAATGACAATCCAAACATTGATGCCGGTATAGAGGACAAAATTTTGGGTGCGGAGCTGTATAAAAAGATTGTTAAATCTCTGGTAACCCGGATCGAGATGTCGCGGAATATCGAACGGTTTGTGAGTATTGAACCGGACTAA
- the bshB1 gene encoding bacillithiol biosynthesis deacetylase BshB1 — protein sequence MKLDVLVFASHPDDAELGCGGTIASLTSAGKKVGIIDLTKGEMGTRGTEQTRAEEVKKASEILSISYRKNLDLGDSLLPNTRENQLKIIEQVRATQPHICLVGAPFDRHPDHPKGTHLVLDALFYAGLKKLATPDDNGNEQSTWRPSHILHYMQDRPMEPDFIYDISEHWETKRQAMLAYTTQFNVSDPGDEPSTYISSENYFKQLEGRARYLGHLAGFTFGEAFKYYLSPAPLKNFNSFFDTAPKR from the coding sequence ATGAAATTAGACGTTCTTGTTTTTGCATCCCATCCCGATGATGCCGAATTAGGCTGTGGCGGAACCATTGCTTCCCTGACCTCTGCCGGAAAGAAAGTCGGTATTATTGATCTCACCAAAGGTGAAATGGGCACCCGTGGAACTGAACAAACCCGTGCTGAGGAAGTTAAGAAAGCCAGCGAAATTTTATCTATTTCATATCGTAAAAATCTGGATTTGGGTGATTCATTATTACCCAACACCCGGGAGAACCAGCTGAAAATCATCGAACAGGTCCGGGCAACCCAGCCACACATTTGTTTGGTAGGTGCTCCTTTTGACAGGCATCCCGATCACCCCAAAGGAACACACCTCGTACTGGATGCCCTTTTCTACGCCGGCTTAAAGAAGCTTGCTACCCCCGATGATAATGGGAATGAACAATCCACCTGGAGGCCTTCCCATATTCTGCACTATATGCAGGATCGGCCTATGGAACCTGATTTTATTTATGATATTTCAGAGCATTGGGAAACGAAGAGACAGGCTATGCTGGCTTATACTACTCAGTTTAATGTAAGCGATCCCGGCGATGAGCCTTCCACCTATATCTCCAGCGAAAATTATTTCAAACAGCTTGAAGGTCGAGCCCGGTACCTTGGACACCTGGCAGGTTTTACTTTTGGTGAGGCTTTTAAATATTACCTATCCCCCGCACCGCTAAAGAACTTTAACTCCTTTTTTGATACTGCTCCAAAACGGTAA
- a CDS encoding TolC family protein, with amino-acid sequence MKRLLSSTLLALLLFTSPILAQEARTITLQEAIQIALDNNYQLKQAKNNLELANDNITSEYADFAPTVSSSLSGGRSTGQQFIADRLSEPGLNPFVDVTSQSISGRIGADITIFDGFNNILSLRASQQSKVSSEESLQRAKEQVIFNTATRYLQVLLDLQLLEIAEENLENSMQQLEQVRAQVEVGSRPTVYLYNQEAQVASDELALTQQENSLKFSKLFLVRQLQIDPLGDYEFVVPETEMEVSQSVGQDYSLSELIDQAILNRSDLKSEIADIKTLEYQLQIAQGSLYPSVSASASMSSRYSDQYSLPGQGSVSFSDQFFDQQINRSLGLSVNIPIFQNWNRMYNIQSSKVQLKNAKLSFDNSKLQVIQEVTQAYNDYTSYVKQLEASEKSRRASERAFETQQERYNVGSSTLIELSQAQANYVEAQSNYTQAMYNLIFQEKLLDYYLGKLSGDSVEF; translated from the coding sequence ATGAAACGACTACTTTCATCTACGCTGCTTGCCCTTCTTTTATTTACCTCACCGATTTTAGCACAGGAAGCACGCACCATTACACTTCAGGAAGCGATTCAAATTGCCTTGGATAATAATTACCAACTTAAGCAGGCCAAGAATAACCTTGAACTCGCTAATGATAATATTACCAGTGAGTATGCTGATTTTGCGCCAACCGTTTCTTCAAGCCTGAGTGGTGGCAGATCAACAGGTCAACAGTTCATCGCCGACCGATTGAGTGAGCCCGGTTTAAATCCATTTGTTGATGTTACCTCTCAATCAATAAGCGGTAGAATTGGGGCAGATATAACAATTTTTGATGGCTTCAATAATATACTTTCGCTTCGTGCAAGCCAGCAGTCAAAGGTTTCATCAGAGGAAAGCCTGCAAAGAGCTAAAGAACAAGTAATTTTTAATACAGCTACAAGATATCTTCAGGTGTTGCTGGATCTTCAGCTTCTGGAAATTGCGGAAGAGAATCTTGAAAACTCTATGCAGCAGCTTGAACAAGTTCGTGCACAAGTAGAGGTAGGTTCACGCCCAACAGTGTATCTATATAACCAGGAAGCACAGGTAGCAAGTGATGAATTGGCCCTAACGCAACAGGAAAACAGCCTGAAATTCAGCAAACTCTTTTTGGTGCGCCAGCTTCAGATAGATCCGCTTGGCGACTACGAATTTGTTGTACCGGAAACAGAAATGGAAGTATCGCAAAGTGTGGGACAGGATTATAGCCTCAGTGAGCTTATTGACCAGGCTATCCTGAACCGATCAGATTTGAAAAGTGAGATTGCAGATATTAAAACCCTTGAGTATCAGCTTCAAATAGCTCAGGGAAGTCTATATCCTTCTGTATCCGCAAGTGCATCAATGTCTTCTCGATACAGCGACCAGTATTCTTTGCCGGGGCAGGGAAGTGTTAGTTTCAGTGACCAGTTTTTTGATCAGCAAATTAACCGTTCATTAGGCTTGTCAGTTAATATTCCGATTTTTCAGAATTGGAACCGTATGTACAATATTCAATCTTCAAAAGTACAGCTAAAGAATGCCAAGCTTTCGTTCGACAATTCAAAACTTCAGGTAATTCAGGAAGTAACGCAGGCTTATAATGATTACACATCGTATGTAAAACAGCTGGAAGCTTCTGAAAAATCAAGAAGAGCAAGCGAGAGAGCGTTTGAAACCCAACAGGAGCGGTACAATGTAGGATCAAGCACGCTAATCGAATTGAGTCAGGCCCAGGCCAACTATGTTGAGGCACAGTCAAATTATACACAAGCGATGTACAACCTGATTTTCCAGGAAAAACTGCTGGATTATTACCTCGGTAAACTCAGTGGCGACAGCGTAGAATTTTAA
- a CDS encoding DUF6588 family protein: protein MFNKFKKITKGLCALSVISLATVGNAHAQLGDAGAILRAGAEDANTLMESYLAPYTKGFGAGLNTGWFNTAKAHPTLGFDISLNVSAAVIPGSDQIFDVSQLALQQLEVVSGGSETPTVAGDKSTNTEVGIFATNPQNGNREEVARFGLPGGSGFPYAPAPMIQASLGIVKDTDISLRYIPEFTAPVVDAGVGLFGVGVKHGINQWLPGGKLLPVDLSVQIGYNKFNANANFNVDPEEGSDIYNPYNASQWDGQGIDLETTATTYNAIVGKTVPFVSVYGGIGFETSKTSLKTPGAYPVTSFNPNYNPNSTDPETREKRIESVEGPIDLEIKDNNSMRAFAGLRFSLAVFRISASYTISNYSTFNVGVGFGLR from the coding sequence ATGTTTAATAAATTCAAAAAAATAACGAAAGGCTTATGTGCCCTATCTGTCATAAGCCTCGCTACAGTCGGGAATGCACATGCACAACTCGGGGATGCCGGAGCAATTCTAAGAGCAGGTGCTGAAGATGCGAATACATTGATGGAAAGCTATCTGGCACCTTACACCAAAGGTTTTGGAGCCGGACTGAATACAGGGTGGTTCAATACCGCTAAAGCTCATCCAACCCTTGGCTTTGATATAAGCCTGAATGTATCGGCTGCCGTTATTCCGGGGTCTGATCAAATTTTTGATGTCAGCCAGCTTGCTCTTCAGCAGTTAGAAGTGGTTTCAGGTGGTTCTGAAACGCCTACGGTTGCCGGAGACAAAAGCACCAATACCGAAGTAGGTATCTTTGCCACTAATCCTCAAAATGGAAACAGAGAAGAAGTGGCTCGTTTTGGGCTTCCTGGCGGATCAGGATTTCCATATGCACCTGCTCCTATGATTCAGGCAAGCCTTGGTATTGTTAAAGATACCGACATAAGTCTGCGTTATATCCCGGAATTCACAGCCCCTGTAGTTGATGCCGGCGTTGGGTTATTCGGAGTCGGTGTAAAGCATGGTATCAATCAGTGGTTACCAGGCGGAAAATTATTACCGGTCGATCTTTCTGTTCAAATTGGGTATAACAAGTTTAATGCGAACGCAAACTTTAATGTAGATCCGGAAGAAGGTTCTGACATTTACAACCCTTACAACGCATCTCAGTGGGACGGCCAGGGAATTGACTTAGAAACCACAGCCACCACCTATAATGCCATTGTAGGTAAAACAGTGCCATTCGTTTCTGTTTATGGCGGGATTGGTTTCGAAACTTCGAAAACTTCTCTTAAAACACCCGGTGCCTACCCTGTTACCTCTTTCAACCCGAATTACAATCCGAACTCTACTGATCCGGAGACTCGGGAAAAGAGAATTGAATCTGTGGAAGGTCCCATCGACCTGGAGATTAAGGATAATAACTCCATGCGTGCTTTTGCCGGTTTGAGATTCAGCCTTGCAGTATTCAGAATTTCAGCCAGCTACACCATCTCCAACTACTCTACATTTAACGTAGGTGTTGGTTTTGGTTTAAGATAA
- a CDS encoding ABC transporter permease, giving the protein MRIVNSFTEGFRIALRALKVNKIRSTLTALCIIIGITMVTIVDAVTTGMDISFEKSMAMMGQNVVYVQKWPWGMGGEYKWWEYRNRKEMKLEYVDQIREYSRYANTVTASANRNTSIRYQEKSAEGVGLSGTTANYLEIQGLNIDQGRMFVEQEVRSGSNVAVIGHTLMESLFEFETPLGKQIRVGGQKFTVVGVLEKQGKFLGLEDTDNRIIIPISAYGQIYGLRYGLQIGVQFPNQEAFKEGEYELEGIMRRIRQLDATEDNDFALNKPEAFKQQLEGMKAGIYTVGFILSGLSLLIGGIGVMNIMFVSVRERTKEIGIRKAVGAKAWEILTQFLLEAIAICLLGGIIGVALAGGLTVLINQAFVAVMNVSVVILAFSICTLVGVIFGFIPAYRAAKSDPIESLRFE; this is encoded by the coding sequence ATGAGAATAGTAAACAGTTTTACAGAAGGATTCAGGATAGCTCTTCGGGCACTTAAAGTAAATAAAATCCGCTCCACACTCACTGCTCTTTGTATCATTATTGGTATTACGATGGTAACCATTGTGGATGCAGTTACCACCGGCATGGACATCTCCTTTGAGAAAAGCATGGCTATGATGGGGCAAAATGTTGTGTATGTGCAGAAGTGGCCATGGGGCATGGGCGGAGAGTACAAATGGTGGGAATACCGGAACAGAAAGGAAATGAAGCTCGAGTATGTGGATCAGATTCGCGAGTACAGCCGGTATGCTAATACAGTCACGGCTTCCGCTAACAGAAATACATCCATCCGCTACCAGGAAAAAAGTGCGGAAGGTGTTGGATTAAGTGGAACCACAGCGAATTACCTGGAAATACAGGGGCTGAATATTGACCAAGGGCGAATGTTTGTTGAGCAGGAAGTGCGATCGGGTTCGAATGTCGCGGTTATCGGACATACCTTAATGGAATCATTGTTCGAGTTTGAAACCCCGTTGGGAAAACAAATTCGTGTGGGCGGTCAGAAATTCACAGTGGTAGGAGTTTTAGAAAAACAGGGCAAATTTCTGGGGCTCGAAGACACCGATAATCGCATTATCATTCCTATATCCGCTTATGGGCAGATTTATGGCTTGAGGTATGGACTCCAAATAGGTGTGCAATTTCCTAACCAGGAAGCTTTCAAAGAAGGAGAGTATGAGCTGGAAGGAATTATGCGAAGAATACGTCAGCTTGATGCCACAGAAGACAATGACTTTGCCCTGAATAAACCCGAGGCCTTTAAACAACAGCTGGAAGGAATGAAAGCCGGAATCTATACGGTGGGGTTTATACTCAGTGGACTTTCGTTGTTGATTGGGGGCATTGGCGTTATGAACATCATGTTTGTATCCGTAAGAGAACGAACTAAGGAAATTGGAATTAGAAAAGCGGTAGGGGCCAAAGCCTGGGAAATACTCACACAGTTTCTTCTGGAGGCCATCGCGATTTGTTTGTTGGGGGGAATTATCGGAGTGGCCCTTGCGGGTGGTTTAACTGTGCTCATCAATCAGGCTTTTGTAGCGGTAATGAACGTGAGTGTGGTAATATTAGCCTTCAGCATTTGTACCCTGGTTGGGGTGATATTCGGATTCATCCCTGCTTACCGCGCTGCTAAATCGGATCCTATTGAATCATTGAGGTTTGAGTAA
- a CDS encoding phage holin family protein produces the protein MEDVGSRIKQITRELKHYVETRIELSVLNIGDKVSYLIGQSIQQLFGYAILGLGLVFGLTALSIFLGDLLDKEWAGYAIVASPFIVLGLIFVVAKPKSIARKIQQQILAEFLDTLPNQQQDQEQLALKENEKKQTENNG, from the coding sequence ATGGAAGATGTAGGAAGCAGGATTAAACAGATTACCCGCGAGCTCAAGCATTATGTGGAGACCCGTATTGAGCTGAGTGTATTGAACATCGGAGATAAAGTCAGTTACCTGATCGGGCAGTCTATACAGCAGTTATTCGGATATGCTATTTTGGGCTTAGGACTGGTTTTTGGCTTAACGGCACTCTCTATTTTTTTAGGTGACCTGCTTGATAAAGAATGGGCCGGTTATGCCATTGTTGCTTCTCCTTTTATTGTGCTTGGGTTGATCTTTGTGGTGGCAAAGCCAAAATCAATAGCCCGAAAAATACAGCAACAGATACTGGCTGAGTTCCTGGATACACTTCCAAATCAGCAGCAAGATCAAGAACAGCTTGCACTCAAAGAAAACGAAAAGAAACAAACTGAGAATAATGGCTAA
- a CDS encoding ABC transporter ATP-binding protein encodes MSKKPVIEITDLTKVYQMGNTEVHALAGVTFDVKENEYIAIMGPSGSGKSTLMNMIGCLDTPTTGDYILNGSNVSNMDDAELAEVRNREIGFVFQTFNLLPRTSCLANAELPLIYAGMKSAERKQRATEVLTKVGLGDRIDHKPNELSGGQRQRVAIARALVNNPSILLADEPTGNLDTKTGEEIMLLFEELYRQGNTIIVVTHEQEIADHARRIVRLRDGIIESDEKVESPLLADHQLA; translated from the coding sequence ATGTCGAAGAAACCAGTTATTGAAATTACCGATTTAACCAAAGTGTACCAGATGGGGAACACAGAAGTTCACGCCCTTGCCGGTGTAACTTTTGATGTGAAAGAAAATGAGTACATAGCCATTATGGGACCTTCCGGTTCAGGTAAATCGACCCTGATGAATATGATCGGCTGCCTCGATACTCCAACTACCGGAGATTATATCTTAAACGGGAGTAATGTGTCGAATATGGATGATGCCGAGCTGGCTGAAGTCCGTAACCGGGAAATCGGTTTCGTATTCCAGACCTTTAACCTGTTGCCCCGAACCTCCTGCCTGGCTAACGCTGAACTTCCTTTGATTTATGCGGGGATGAAGTCGGCAGAGCGTAAACAGCGAGCTACCGAGGTATTGACCAAGGTCGGGCTTGGCGATCGTATCGACCATAAGCCTAACGAGCTCTCCGGTGGACAAAGACAGCGTGTAGCCATTGCTCGTGCGCTGGTAAACAATCCGTCCATTCTACTGGCTGATGAGCCAACCGGTAACCTGGATACCAAAACCGGGGAAGAAATTATGTTATTGTTTGAAGAGCTGTACCGACAGGGTAATACTATTATCGTGGTGACTCACGAGCAAGAGATTGCTGATCACGCCCGACGGATTGTGCGGCTCCGAGACGGAATCATTGAATCGGATGAAAAGGTTGAGAGTCCGTTGCTTGCTGATCATCAGCTTGCCTGA
- a CDS encoding ABC transporter permease yields MHIKETTIQAFDSLKANKLRSFLTLLALVIGVFAVIVSTTAVAVLDNYFKNTMSLMGSDVINVSKTPAVQMGSLSDDIRNRKDIDFRTAERLEDLMQIGRGMSPDEYFNTTKIKFGDEETEPNVGVRGSNENYLANNSYTLEDGRNFTGDDIQYGRNVVIVGKDVQDALFKNEYPLGKEIRFDGKPYTVIGLLESKGQIFGQSFDNFVLIPYTAALNAYGGNRNISIQVRAPEIDFITETVEEITGILRVIRKVNPGENNDFEISTNDSLSGTFDAFTGALYMGGFAIGLITLLGAGIGVMNIMLVSVSERTREIGVRKAVGATRKAIVSQFLMETIFICQLGGIIGMALGIGVGNLMAVWIETEAVIPIWSVAGGFFGMLIVGLIFGVYPAFKAAKLDPIESLRYE; encoded by the coding sequence ATGCATATCAAAGAGACAACCATACAAGCGTTTGATTCCCTTAAAGCAAATAAGCTAAGGTCTTTCCTGACCCTTCTTGCTTTGGTGATTGGGGTGTTCGCGGTTATCGTTTCAACAACAGCCGTGGCAGTGTTGGATAACTATTTTAAAAACACCATGAGCCTGATGGGCAGTGATGTCATCAATGTATCCAAAACCCCGGCAGTACAGATGGGTTCCTTGAGTGATGATATTCGAAATCGGAAGGATATTGATTTCAGGACAGCTGAAAGATTGGAAGACCTGATGCAAATTGGAAGGGGAATGAGTCCCGATGAGTACTTCAATACTACAAAAATCAAATTCGGTGACGAAGAAACCGAGCCGAATGTAGGGGTTCGGGGCAGTAATGAAAATTACCTCGCCAACAATTCTTACACCCTTGAAGATGGCCGGAATTTTACCGGTGACGACATCCAGTATGGGCGCAATGTGGTAATAGTAGGAAAAGATGTGCAGGACGCCCTTTTTAAAAACGAATACCCACTTGGTAAAGAAATCCGCTTTGATGGTAAGCCCTATACTGTAATTGGTCTGTTGGAATCAAAAGGACAAATATTCGGGCAGTCGTTCGATAACTTTGTACTCATTCCATATACCGCAGCCTTGAATGCTTATGGTGGAAACCGGAATATCAGCATTCAGGTACGCGCACCAGAAATTGATTTTATAACGGAAACGGTGGAAGAGATCACCGGGATACTTCGGGTTATCAGAAAGGTAAATCCCGGTGAGAACAACGATTTTGAAATATCCACTAACGATTCCCTCTCCGGAACATTTGATGCTTTCACCGGAGCATTATATATGGGTGGTTTTGCAATCGGACTTATCACGCTGCTTGGAGCCGGTATCGGAGTAATGAATATTATGCTCGTATCCGTTTCGGAACGTACCCGGGAAATTGGCGTTCGCAAAGCCGTCGGTGCAACCAGAAAAGCCATTGTCAGTCAGTTCTTGATGGAGACTATTTTCATATGCCAGCTCGGTGGAATTATTGGAATGGCCTTAGGCATTGGGGTTGGGAACCTGATGGCCGTATGGATCGAGACAGAAGCGGTTATCCCGATTTGGTCAGTGGCCGGTGGCTTTTTCGGAATGTTAATCGTAGGGCTGATATTCGGAGTGTATCCTGCTTTTAAAGCAGCGAAACTTGATCCTATAGAAAGTTTACGCTACGAATAA
- a CDS encoding efflux RND transporter periplasmic adaptor subunit: MAKKKSSTSKLLMWIGGVLGVIIALGLTLRFTGVIGNSETGKEVETATAKLKTITQLVSASGKVQPEIEVIIRPDVSGEIIELAVKEGDFVREGDLLVRIKPDIYQAQIDNLNAALLTQKARLEQTKASLIRAEAAHQRDKKLYDKDLISEMDYIQSKSEWESQKASLKAAEYQIQSAEAQLRQAQEELEQTVIRAPQDGTVTGLGVEEGERVLGNAQMAGTEMMRVSLLDRMEVLVEVNENDIVNVDFADTTRIEVDAYPERRFNGVVTEIANSAQVTGSGTNEQVTNYQVKVRIITPHNLDSSPEKLVRNEASEDPEEMFVPKFRPGMSATVDIETQTATNVVSVPIQAVTVRDFAKDEKAQKAESDSAEIMLVSSQDDSDLTIQEEDIRKVVFVVEDGKAIRKEVETGISDNTHIQILSGVNAGEEIVIGSYRTLSNLLKDGDNVIVNNKVATFN, encoded by the coding sequence ATGGCTAAGAAGAAATCTTCGACATCGAAATTGTTGATGTGGATCGGCGGGGTTCTCGGGGTAATTATTGCACTGGGATTAACGCTGCGGTTCACCGGAGTTATAGGAAACTCTGAAACCGGTAAGGAAGTAGAGACTGCGACCGCCAAGCTGAAAACTATTACGCAACTGGTTTCAGCGTCAGGTAAAGTGCAGCCGGAGATCGAGGTGATTATTCGCCCGGATGTATCCGGAGAGATCATCGAGCTTGCTGTGAAGGAAGGCGATTTTGTGCGTGAAGGTGATTTGCTGGTTCGCATCAAACCGGATATTTATCAAGCTCAGATTGATAACCTGAATGCAGCTCTGCTTACCCAAAAAGCAAGGCTGGAGCAGACCAAGGCATCTTTGATAAGGGCAGAGGCTGCTCACCAAAGAGACAAGAAATTATATGATAAAGATCTCATTTCTGAGATGGATTACATTCAATCTAAGTCGGAATGGGAATCTCAAAAAGCCAGTTTGAAGGCTGCTGAGTATCAAATTCAGAGTGCAGAAGCACAGTTGCGACAGGCTCAGGAAGAACTGGAGCAAACCGTTATTCGTGCTCCTCAGGATGGAACCGTTACCGGACTTGGAGTTGAAGAAGGCGAACGTGTGTTGGGTAATGCCCAAATGGCCGGAACCGAGATGATGCGTGTTTCCCTTCTCGACCGAATGGAAGTACTGGTTGAAGTAAACGAAAACGATATCGTGAATGTGGATTTTGCTGACACTACCCGAATTGAAGTAGATGCTTATCCGGAGCGACGATTTAATGGTGTGGTTACCGAGATTGCAAATTCAGCTCAGGTTACCGGAAGCGGGACCAACGAGCAGGTAACCAATTATCAGGTGAAGGTTCGAATCATCACCCCTCATAATTTAGACAGCAGCCCGGAAAAACTGGTTCGCAACGAAGCTTCAGAAGATCCTGAAGAAATGTTCGTACCTAAATTCCGCCCCGGAATGTCAGCAACCGTAGATATTGAAACACAAACGGCCACTAATGTTGTGTCGGTACCAATACAGGCTGTAACGGTGCGTGATTTCGCTAAGGATGAAAAAGCTCAAAAAGCGGAATCTGATTCTGCGGAAATTATGCTGGTAAGTTCTCAGGACGACAGTGACCTGACTATTCAGGAAGAGGATATCCGAAAGGTAGTGTTTGTTGTGGAAGACGGCAAAGCCATTCGTAAAGAAGTGGAGACCGGTATCAGCGACAATACACACATCCAGATTCTTTCTGGTGTGAATGCCGGGGAAGAAATTGTAATCGGAAGCTATCGAACACTTTCAAATTTGCTTAAGGATGGCGATAATGTAATCGTAAACAACAAGGTAGCCACATTCAATTAA